The sequence ATGTTCAGTAACTGTTACGCTTTTCAAAATACGCCTGTTTTGTTGTTGGTATCCATGCTTTAACTTTAACTTATTCGTTTCTTGAACAAATCCTCCAACACATTCGTTGTCATAAAACAGCTCAAAGTTGCCGTTTTCATTAAATTTCCCAACAACATCTTTTGTAATATCGATTGTTTTTTGTTTTAACAAAAAAGACACCCCAGTGTCATAGGGTGCCCTGTGATGTGTGTTTTACTCTTGATTAATCATTTGTTCGTATTGTTCTGCCGTTAATAGGTTGTCCACTTCACTTAAATCGCTTGGCTCAATGACGATCATCCACGCTTTATCATATGGTGATTCGTTTACATACTCTGGGTTGTCGTTTAACTCTTCGTTCACAGCTACGACTTTTCCGCTAATTGGGGCATATAATTCAGACACAGTTTTCACTGACTCCACGCTACCAAATGGCTCATTTGCTGTCAGTTGCGCCCCCACTTCTGGCAATTCAACGAATACGATATCGCCGAGTTCTGACTGGGCAAAGTCCGTAATCCCAATGCGAACTGTATTTCCTTCGACACGCACCCATTCATGTTCTTGTGAATAACGTAGCTCTTTTGGAATGCTCATCGTTTTCCCTCCAACATATCATCT comes from Anoxybacillus flavithermus and encodes:
- a CDS encoding YusG family protein yields the protein MSFLLKQKTIDITKDVVGKFNENGNFELFYDNECVGGFVQETNKLKLKHGYQQQNRRILKSVTVTEHPNMKYVDCDIEGGWC
- the gcvH gene encoding glycine cleavage system protein GcvH, whose translation is MSIPKELRYSQEHEWVRVEGNTVRIGITDFAQSELGDIVFVELPEVGAQLTANEPFGSVESVKTVSELYAPISGKVVAVNEELNDNPEYVNESPYDKAWMIVIEPSDLSEVDNLLTAEQYEQMINQE